In a genomic window of Amyelois transitella isolate CPQ chromosome 29, ilAmyTran1.1, whole genome shotgun sequence:
- the LOC106129478 gene encoding serine proteinase stubble, protein MGPPISTWPYSQPIVVKCGDSVSGANIHKKCLLVQCVDNFRLVCLNFTFAVLVFQVLLIFNYVTAGPVILNMDYMQGPVPIARNIRHLPCISRRTGQEGLCMFAIDCLKANGSHLGTCIDRFYFGSCCQIPDKTILPQIIGNNVEDNTIDSGSFVHPQTEDKVQTTVTKIPDIFPTRKVTTERNNEKTTVADKVQDRTESDDVNTTIDDKDDVKLTTGAIIETTTKAQVTKPQLSTEVPLKLSTFQSVSGGVSNSVTEETKTTESQKVTSSTTTVRPTRRPTKPTYKPFRPTNFTRPQYISTTPKPRPTKPVLVFNITRKPPYRPPPKRPTTKKPLPSPPRLNITILPQSTSSRPIFTRPSVASITYINTTLTEDTTTSSTTTPSTTIPTTLSTEKITEPSTTTTTLTTTTTTTPSTTTTSTTTTTTNTTTTEKTVPTEVVTEIIERITTEFSSEATKLTTAQEVTEKATTLAIVTEKATLRPATEADSSTSPSLSSSSSPSSPTTLSSSTVVSTEYPPLVTWSTIDGATKAPENASTSSDEIWSPITPPEGWVLISTIPPKLESTSQSTTSPTTTTTTTTTPTTTPTTTTTTTTEAPTTTAEVIPTKAETVPTFAETITTVGETVATTQESELTTVPVSPETTTTEKTTSKSTTTEKTETTQAMIEFTVNVTLSPTAPTLTSTMATTNATEEQNTTTDVTTVVAETSTLDPMDSEIFSNETSAANYGKDDYKKVCGRRFWLGARIVGGSKSGFGQWPWQISLRQYRTSTYLHKCGAALLNENWAITAAHCVEHVPPSELLVRLGEHDLANEDEPYGYAERRVQIIASHPHFDPATFEYDLALLRFYEPVKFQPNIIPICIPDDDDYYVGKTAYVTGWGRLYDEGPLPSVLQEVQVPVINNSDCEAMYQAAGYNEHIPNIFICAGRQKGGADSCEGDSGGPMVIQRSRDNRFVLSGVISWGIGCAEPNQPGVYTRISEFKDWINQILMF, encoded by the exons GTCCAGTTCCAATAGCTAGAAACATAAGACATTTGCCCTGTATATCGAGAAGAACGGGTCAAGAAGGCCTCTGTATGTTTGCCATAGATTGCCTGAAAGCCAACGGGTCCCACCTAGGGACTTGTATAGACAGGTTTTACTTCGGTTCTTGCTGCCAAATCCCGGACAAGACCATCCTCCCTCAAATAATAGGGAATAACGTAGAAGATAATACAATAGACAGCGGCAGTTTCGTCCACCCACAAACAGAGGACAAAGTTCAAACTACAGTAACTAAAATACCTGATATTTTTCCAACAAGGAAAGTTACAActgaaagaaataatgaaaaaacaaCCGTAGCTGATAAGGTCCAAGATAGAACTGAAAGTGATGATGTAAACACTACGATAGATGATAAAGATGATGTGAAATTAACTACAGGAGCAATTATAGAGACGACTACTAAAGCTCAAGTTACTAAACCACAATTGAGTACGGAAGTGCCTTTGAAGTTGTCTACTTTCCAGTCCGTGTCTGGCGGTGTCAGTAATTCTGTCACTGAAGAAACTAAGACAACAGAATCCCAGAAAGTCACTTCTTCTACGACGACGGTTAGACCAACTAGACGGCCAACCAAACCTACTTACAAACCCTTCAGACCAACAAATTTTACAAGACCCCAATACATATCTACAACTCCGAAACCTAGACCTACGAAACCAGTATTAGTATTCAATATAACTAGAAAACCACCTTACAGGCCTCCACCAAAACGGCCTACTACTAAAAAGCCTCTGCCATCACCACCTagattaaatataacaatattacCACAATCTACCAGTTCTAGACCTATTTTCACTAGACCTTCAGTCGCATCTATAACGTATATAAACACAACATTAACTGAAGATACAACCACTAGTTCTACAACAACTCCTAGTACTACAATTCCAACAACACTTTCCACAGAAAAGATAACTGAGCCTTCAACAACTACTACTACTTTAACTACAACAACAACCACTACCCCTAGTACTACAACTACTTCAAcgacaacaacaacaacaaatacAACAACAACTGAAAAAACAGTACCAACTGAAGTGGTTACAGAAATAATTGAAAGAATTACAACTGAATTTTCATCTGAAGCGACCAAATTGACCACTGCGCAAGAAGTAACTGAAAAAGCGACGACTCTTGCAATAGTTACTGAAAAAGCGACTTTAAGACCTGCAACTGAAGCGGATTCTTCAACATCACCGAGTTTATCATCGTCATCATCACCTTCCTCTCCAACAACTCTATCTTCAAGTACTGTGGTATCAACTGAGTACCCTCCTTTGGTGACGTGGTCAACCATAGACGGCGCGACCAAGGCACCGGAGAATGCCAGTACTTCTTCTGATG AAATCTGGTCACCTATAACACCGCCTGAAGGATGGGTGTTAATTTCAACGATTCCACCAAAACTAGAATCAACTTCTCAATCTACAACATCaccaacaacaacaacaacaactacAACAACTCCTACAACAACACCTACGACAACTACTACAACAACAACAGAAGCTCCAACGACAACAGCTGAAGTTATACCAACAAAAGCTGAAACTGTACCCACATTTGCTGAAACTATTACAACAGTCGGCGAAACTGTTGCAACAACGCAAGAAAGCGAACTAACAACTGTTCCTGTATCACCAGAAACAACAACAACTGAGAAAACAACATCCAAATCAACAACGACAGAAAAAACGGAAACAACACAAGCGATGATCGAGTTTACGGTGAACGTTACTCTTTCACCAACAGCGCCAACACTGACTTCAACAATGGCAACAACAAATGCAACAGAAGAACAGAATACAACAACTGATGTTACAACAGTTGTTGCGGAGACTTCTACTCTTGATCCTATGGATTCTG aaatATTCTCCAATGAAACATCCGCTGCTAATTATGGAAAGGACGATTATAAGAAAG TGTGTGGCCGAAGGTTCTGGCTGGGGGCCCGCATCGTGGGCGGCAGCAAGTCAGGGTTCGGTCAGTGGCCCTGGCAGATCTCCCTGAGGCAGTACAGGACTTCCACCTACCTTCACAAGTGTGGTGCCGCCTTGTTGAATGAAAACTGGGCTATTACAGCCGCGCATTGTGTTGAACA CGTTCCACCTTCAGAGCTGCTGGTTCGACTGGGGGAACACGACTTGGCCAATGAGGACGAGCCTTACGGCTACGCCGAGAGAAGGGTTCAGATCATAGCCAGCCATCCCCACTTCGACCCGGCCACTTTCGAGTACGACCTGGCATTGTTAAG attcTACGAGCCTGTGAAATTCCAACCCAATATCATCCCGATTTGCATTCCTGACGACGACGACTACTACGTCGGGAAGACTGCTTACGTCACGGGCTGGGGGCGACTCTATGACG AGGGCCCGTTGCCCAGCGTATTGCAAGAAGTCCAAGTACCAGTCATCAACAATAGCGACTGCGAAGCCATGTACCAGGCGGCGGGGTATAATGAACATATACCGAACATCTTTATCTGCGCTGGACGGCAGAAAGGTGGCGCTGACAGCTGCGAAG GTGACAGCGGCGGCCCAATGGTAATCCAACGTTCGCGCGACAACCGCTTCGTCTTGTCCGGGGTCATTTCCTGGGGCATCGGGTGTGCGGAGCCGAACCAGCCCGGAGTGTACACGAGAATATCGGAATTCAAGGACTGGATCAATCAGATACTCATGTTTTAG